In the Hordeum vulgare subsp. vulgare chromosome 7H, MorexV3_pseudomolecules_assembly, whole genome shotgun sequence genome, one interval contains:
- the LOC123408880 gene encoding uncharacterized protein LOC123408880 — MGQDFNIGVDGLSSRSLCKADVKPWLFPKKKSSKSLNVDDGKVDIFWDLFSITFGVGLEPLEGFYVVQVFDLELALQLDYMKDAYSKTDANR, encoded by the coding sequence ATgggacaagacttcaacatcggtGTCGACGGCCTGTCCAGCCGGAGCCTCTGCAAGGCCGACGTCAAGCCCTGGCTCTTCCCCAAGAAGAAGAGCTCCAAAAGCCTCAACGTCGACGACGGCAAGGTCGACATCTTCTGGGACCTGTTTTCCATCACGTTCGGTGTGGGGCTGGAgccgctggagggcttctacgtcGTGCAGGTGTTCGACCTCGAGCTGGCGCTCCAACTCGACTACATGAAGGACGCGTACAGCAAGACTGACGCCAACCGGTAG